In the genome of Fusarium poae strain DAOMC 252244 chromosome 1, whole genome shotgun sequence, the window AGACCGCAAGGTTACTGAGCCGACTTCGCAAGCCCTGGACGAAGAACTTGGGGAGCAGTTATGGAGGCTTACTGAGACAATTTTGAAGGAGAAGCTTGGGTCAACAACGCAGTGAAGCGTAACGCGTGAGGGAATGTACCAACATAGTGTTTTACCCGACACAGTCAAAACTTTGTCATCACGAGGATTCTTCTCATTTTGACAAATTCACTTCATTTTACGTTGGTGTTTTGAGCTAGTAAACTAAGCTTAACTTGGGTAATTTACGTTAGCATCCAAACAAAGCCACATGTAGCATTCCTGATAACGGCGCTCACCTCACAATAGAGTTCCAGCTGGAAACGCTTTCATGTTAAGGTTTGCGCGatatataagatataaaCAATGGCTTGCAACCCCTCTTCCTGTGAATCTGTTCTTCGTTCTTACTACGAGTTTTCTGTATACTCACGAGAAAAGCAGCGCGAATTTTCAGAAATCCACCGTCAAACATTTCTTCCATGAGCGGGATGTCAAACCACAAGCCCCAAGCTACCCCACCACAACATTCCAGCCGCGACACCTCAACATGGTCGTGGTGGTATCTAGGTCTTGGAGTCGCAGCACTCGTCGCCATCGTCCCCGCTTTAAGCTCCAGCTCAGAAGCGCTATGTCCTCAAGCACCTATTCAGAATACCCAACTGCAAGATAGGATGACAACGGAGATAGCCAAGAATTTAAGCTCAGACTGGTTTCGAGAGCAGAGCATCAAACGAATGACAGGTGCTATTCAAATCAGAACAGTCGCATACGACGATATGGGTCACGTCGGCCAAGACCCTCGTTGGGAAGTTTTTGACGAGTTTGAGAATTATCTGCAAACCACATTCCCCAAGGTGTATGGCAAACTCAAACTCGACAAGGTCAACAGTCACGGACTTCTTTACACGTGGACTGGTAGTGACACAACTCTAAAGCCAACGGTTTTGATGGCCCACCAAGACGTTGTACCGGTTCCTGAAACAACTGTATCACAATGGGATTATGCACCCTTCAGTGGAGAATTTGATGGTTCGTCCATTTGGGGTAGAGGTGCTCTAGACTGCAAAAATACGCTGATTGCATCTCTGGAAGCGATAGAGGCTCTGATAGATGCAGGGTTCAAACCGCGACGCACCATAATTCTCTCGTTTGGCTTTGACGAGGAGATCTCTGGTCACCACGGAGCCGCATTCCTGGCATCATTTCTTCTCCAACGTTATGGAGAAAATGGTGTATCGCTCATCATTGACGAAGGTGCTCCTATTCTACCTATCTGGGGCACTCATTTTGCTATTCCCGGAGTATCCGAAAAAGGCTACGTCGATGTTGAGATTGTGGTCCGTACCAAGGGTGGGCACAGTTCAATGCCGCCTTTACATACCAGCGCAGGTATAGCGGCCGAGTTGGTGAGCTGTATCGAGAAAACCCCGTATCCGCCTCAACTTTATCAAGACAACCCACTATTGGACTTTCTATGGTGCGGTGCAGAGCATGCTCCAGGTTTCATGATAGGACTCAAGTACCTTCTCCCTAGAAGAGGTCGGTCAGGTATACTAGAGACCATAAAGCGACTCTCATTCCCGAAACTTGTTTCTCGTGTTAATAAAATGGCTGGCTATCTTATCTCGACAACACAGGCAGTCGACGTGATACATGGTGGCGTAAAAGTCAACGCGCTGCCTGAACGGACAACTGTCTTGATCAATCACAGAGTCAATATTGGAGAAACATCAGACCTGATCCGACACAAAATTACCAAGCTAGCTGGTGTGATTGCGAAACGACATAACCTCACTTTACATGCATTTGATGATTCTGAAGAAAAAGAGTCGTCGATATTTGTTCGATTTATGGGCAGTGTGCTTGAGCCCGCACCCGTGACTCCTACTCACGTGAGCgatgaagaaaaagataCTCCGTGGTCCGTATTATCCGGCACGACGAGAGCTCTTTATGGAAAGCAAGTCGTGATGGCACCTGGGATTATGCCTGCGAATACTGACACTAAATACTATTGGAAGCTGAGTCGGCATATATTTCGGTATTCTCCGGGATGGGATCCAGAGACACTTTCAATTGAGGGTATACACACGGTCAACGAAAGAGTCAGCGTTGTTGCGCATATCAAGACTGTTCAGTGGTATGTTTATTTTTTGAAGAATGTGGACAATGCAAGGTTTAGTTGAGATATGACGACATGGCGGGCCTCTTTTAATGGGAGTGGTTTCTGATATTGTGAGACGTCAGATTGGATTGTCACGGACCAGGTTGGGTAATGGACATTATTTCGGTAAATTCGAACTTCGGCAATTGAATATTGATGGGAATTGCATTTTCGGTAGTTGATTAGGATCTCCAGATTTTTCCAATCTAACCGACAACTCAAAATTGATGTCAATTTACCGGTCCTTCAACTCACTTTCCTTTCGAGTCACTACCGGGTAAACGATATTACAGTGGTAAGACTACTACGTCATGATGTATCTCGTGTCATGATATCGAATGTTGTTGATTTAGCACAAACGCTAGGCCTGTCATCTTTAAGAGCAAGCCAATTAACGATTGAAAATTCAACGGGCGCATGCATAACATTCCGGGACAGTCCGAGAAGGGTCTCATAGTCCGAGCCATCCGCTCGGAATAGAGTAATTAGACCCTTGATGAGGGGAATACGGATACTGATAATACTGATACAgggtagtagtagtagaGGCTGTGTAAACAAAAGTCAGCCCAGTCTCGAATACGCGTATCCATAAATGATTGGTCCAAGACCCGTAATAGAAGCGAATCCCACGTAATCATTGGCGAGAAGGATTTTCCGAATCTTATCAACCCCTATCCTTCATATACTAGCCTACTATCCTTGTTTTGTGCTCCCCGACCAGACCACGTCCACATAATCAATCAAGTCAAGTCGAGCAGTTCCTTCTCCCCCTCCCCCCCccaaaaaaaagaatgacTGCTACACAACCGGTGCAGATAATGGCGCAAACCGCATCGCCCATGCATTCCAAACTCGACAAGAAACCCCTCCTGAGACACAATGAGGATGTTCGCTGTCTAGTCAGCACTGCGCTTTTCTTCACCGTCTTCTTGATCACTTGGCACAACTTCAGCTCCCCCACAGATGGTGGTTGGCTTTCTTTTTCCCTATGGCTTTCCCTGTTTCAGCTCTCCTTCATGGGCTCGGTCACGACCCATAATGCTATTCATCTGCCCGTCTTTTGGTCCAAGAACTGGAACAAGTTCTACCAGGTTTGCCTGTCTCTGCAGTATGGCGGCGCCGTGTCCATCTTTATTCCTGGACACAACTTGTCTCACCACAAGTATCCTCAACAAGCAAGAGACGTCAGTGAGTGCTTTATCCAAAACCTTCTACTTTTGGACTCCAAGACACTGACCATTCAACAGTGCGCACTACCAAGGTCCGATACAGCTGGAATCTCCTGAATGGTCTACTATTCTTCTGGCATGTCGTCCTTTCGGGAAACAAGGATGGGAAACTGTACTTTGAAGCCCAGGCCCGTCTCAATCGACCCATCGCAAGACAGCGTCGGATTGAAGAGTTTGCTGTCTGGGGCACTACCGGccttctcatcctcatcgaCTGGCGACGATGGATCTGGTTTGCTCTGTTGCCTCAGTTCTACGCAAAGTACTGCATCCTTTCTCTCAACTTTCTTCAGCACGACGGATGCGACATGACGTCCAAGTACAACTTTGCGCGCAACTTTACCGGCAAGACGATCAATTACTTGTGCTTCAACAATGGTTACCACACAGTGCATCATTTGTACCCTGGACTACACTGGTCAGTCCTGCCCGAGAAGCATCAGGAGCTCATCTCGCCACACGTGGCCCCAAGCCTGGAGGACCCCAACATTCTGCTGTACATGTGGCGCAACTTTATTTACCCCGGCCTTCGCGTTGACTACAAGGGTAAGCCCCTAATAATCACCAAGGAGGAAAATGAGATGCCGGATGAACCGTGGTTCTATACTGAATCGGAAACATTTTCCGAAACGAAGGAATACCTGGCAGACGGTATGCAATGAGCGGCAAGAGGGGGAGCTAATATGATGTGAGAGGTTTGGGGATGTGGTTATAACATTCATTCAGTATGGATGTAAAAAGTAGCATTATATGGGTGGGCGGATCTTATTTAGCATTCATAGCATTGGCattttaaaaagttaattaatgaCTGCAAAGATAATAAAGGCAAGGCAACAAAGAGTCGTGATGTCAACAACGTCACGTGTAAAGTCACATGGCATGTAGAAGAGATTTTATATGGGACTTTGAATAAACTCCGTTTTTCCAGCAATTCCAAACCGGGCACTTACAGAAACAATTAATTAATGAGATCCACAATCTCGGATCCCGAATATCTATCTCTCAAGCTGTCGCAGAAAGACATAGCGATGGTGAAGGCTACCTGCTGTTTGACTTTTGATGacaaataattaataattgaCAGGAAGTGCAACCTTTTGACCAAGAAGCCTTTGACAAGGCCCGTGAAGAGAAAAGTGAGGATGCCATCGAGGGCGTTGGTCAAATAATTCACTGGAATAATTGCGATCGTGCTTTCCAGAGGAAAATCGGAGGCGGGGCTTGGTTTGGTATGCCGAAGGAGGGAGGTTGGGTGACAGTGCCAGCGGGTTATTCTGTGTATTTTATCAGAGGGGCGAAAGGTGAGATCAGAGTAGAGTAGTTTGTGGTTCATATTATAGAATCCTCAGTATGGAAATTATAAGTGTATCGTAATGTGAGTGAGTTACTAGTGAAGCTACATGAAACCGGGCTCATAAACTTTAGATAAGAGGGCGATTGAAGTGAGGTTCCAGATATAtcctattatattaaatagaaagaAATCAATTCATACCGATGTGTTTCAGACCGATCAGGAAGGTACTAGATATCTATATCTATTGCAGGAAATAGGTGACTGAATATTATTGCAAAATGTCTAATAGCACAGGGTAACCTCTCCACAGTAAATCCCAAATTGTCATTGATAACTTTCTATCTGTTCTAATGTTGCCAGCTTATTCCCGCTTGAAACATGTAGTTACTCCCAAGGCTTTAGGCTAAAAGCGTTCGATGAACAGTAATCAGATATACAGTCGGCCGCCGTTCCTGTCTTGGCACATCCCAATCTGACGGAACCATATGCTGATCTTCTCGGATCCATTGAAGATGAAACTCGAGTCCGATAGACTCAGATCTAGAACAACAACCAGCATTTAGCAATTTAATCCATCGCGCCTTGGCTCGCTTGGCACAAAAACTTTCTCAACCAGTGAccaatactataattaaactatGTCACCTGTCGTAGGAGCTTTTGACATGCCGTATCTCTTGGCAGACCCTTCTATTTAAATGCTGTGATACCCATTGATCTGTATTAGGCAGGTGACGTTGCGGAGGATTGACACACACGTTTAAGCTTCCAATCACAAGTGTAGCATAAATCTTTTCAGGAAGTGGCGCAGAGCTTCGGAGGATTTTTTACTACCGGATATATTCCTTTCCCTTTTTTCCTACTGCACTGAGTATCAAGGCGTCGTCTTATGTTGGTTTGTCTTTTAATCAGAAATGATGTATCAGAGTGCAACAAGAGAAGTCCCTCGACCGCAGCTAGGCGAGATGTTATTTAAGGCATAGTATCAACAAAGGGAAAAGAAATCATGCCATGTCATGCGAATTAGCTACAGCGTTATTGCCAGTTCTTGAAAGGATATGGTTTTCCGGCATTGCACTGAGAGTTCTTCCGCCGGTACGGATAGCGCGGCTGGGCGCTTATGCCAAGGGTCAGTATACAGGGGCATTCGAGTCGAGATAATACCTATCTGTATATTAACAATGGTAAATGTCAGCCTTATGTGACATGATTAAACTGTGCCGGGGTCACAGTAGGATGAGAATCCTACGATAAAATGCCTAACCACAAGATAGTAAAGCCCCGTCTTGGGGGCTATGAGGCATAGTTTAAGAAGCAGGCACCCTGCGCCTTGTATCAAATTCCGATGGAAAGATCACCTACGCCTACCACTCTTTCTAGGCAAGCAGGCTCATTATTCATTCGTTCACAATTTTCCAGTCATGATCGTCCCAAAGGTCCTGGCTGGGCTTTTGCTCTCAGCGGCTCTGCCCACAACAGCACTTCCATGGCCATCTCCTATCCAGGAGATGGAGGAGTTGCTTGACTACAACTCTACCATCTCTGCTCGAGCTGATACCGGAGACTTTTACCTACGAATCATGCCCCTGGGTGCATCGATTGTCGCAGGGGAATACTCTCAGGACGATGCTAAGAATGGATTCAGGAAGTTTGTACGCGATAAATTACGCGAGCAAAAATGGGAGGTCAATATGGTTGGCAACCGGAACTCTGGCTCCATGGCAGATAATGTGAGTTGAGGGCAATTTTCATGGTGAGTGTACAGGACTAACCTCGTTTCTAGGACCACGAAGGCATTTCTGGAGAAATTGTGGAAGAAGTTGCCAAACGTGGTCGAGAGTCTGCGAGGAAATGGCTACCCAACGTGGTACTGATCAATGCAGGAACTAACGATGCGAATCGCAAGCAAGACGATGTCAATGCTGGACGCACTGGTCTCAAGATGAAAGAGCTTATCGAAGGTATTTTCGCAGAGGTACCGCAAGCTGTCGTTGTTCTGTCCACTCTTATCCCCAAGGTCGGTAACGAACAATTCGTGGAGAAGATTAATGATCAGTATCGCACTATTTACCGTCAGTTTGTCCCTCTTGATAAAGACGGCAAGGAGGAGTCGAATCCCCAGTTCAAGGTCGTTTTGGCCGAGATGCAGCCATTTCTGAAGTTGGAAGACATCCATGATAAAACTCATCCAACCATCCTGGGCGAGAGAAAGATGGCAGCGGCTTGGGTCTGGTAAGTAATCTCTGCATGCCATTTTGGTTTATAAGCTTACATGAAATAGGGCCATTGGTGTTGCTCATGACCGAGGTTGGATCCAACCTCCCAAACAAAGCAGCGCATTCGCCGACGGCGACAGTTCAACGACATGTCGCAAGGCATTCGGTAGTGGAGCCTCTGATACTAGAAGTGGTCGTCAGATTCTCTTTGCAGCAGATTCCCTCATCCGTGATGACGGCGGCTACCGACACAGTTCTCAGCTTCGAGACGACCGTAAGGGGTCTTTTACCAAGACCATCGGAGGTGGACCAGACAAAGACATGACCAAGACATCCGACATTTGGTTTGCCCAGCTTGTTAATCTCAACGGTTCACCCAAGGGCGACGAGCGTGACGAGATCATCCTAGCGCCTTCTGATAAGTCTGATCGCAGGTTCACCATGTACGTCAACAATGGAAACGGAGAGTTCAACGATGGATATTCAATCGACCCAAAGATGAGCTGTTCCAATGCTCGTAAGTTCTACAAAGCCACACTTattgtatacttcgggacttacgccttgAAAATCACCAAATAATAGCCACACTTATACTACAAGCGCTGACGAATTATCTAGATATACGATGGGGTGATGTGAATGCCGATGGTTTGGATGACTTTATCTGTGTCCAGGCAAATGGAGAGCTGTAAGTTGACCGTTGTTTATATTGGCCACTAGCTAACCGTCTCTAGTTATGTCTCAATCAACAAGGGTGGAAGCCCACCGACGTTTCAAAACGTTGGCTTGGTAAGTTATCCTGTGCACGAACTGTGTGTCGCTTTGAGCTAACGTCTATATTTAGTACAAGAAGCAGGAGATGGGACTTGGCCGAGATAGAGTGCGCCTTGGAGATATGGACGGTGATGGCCGTCTCGACTACTGTGTCATCTCCAACGCTGGAAACATTCAGTAAGTTCTGCATTATCACGCTGAATGGAGAGATCTAACTTCAACCAGCTGCTGGCGCAACGGCGGAATTGGAGACAAGGCTGCATATTGGCAAGACATGGGTGAAGGATCGCACATCTTCACGGCCAAGAACAAGGGTGACATGCGTGGTGTTCAACTTGGTGAGAATAATCTCTTCCTCCATTTCTGAGTATTGCTAACAGACTATACAGTGGATGTCAATGGAGAGTAAGTTGACAATATCTTATCATTTCTTTGGACTATGTACTGACTTATCAAGTGGCCGATATGACTGGACATGGATGAGTATGTCTGGTGAAGTAGACACGTGAGTCAATTCTCCAGCACCGAGACAAGCAAAATGCTAACAGTATCAAACAGTTACATCAACCAACGTGGCGACGGAAAAGGTATGAAGCCGTACTGGAGAGCAGCCGGCATTACCCATGCAGGGCGCCCTTACAGTATCGGTGAGGACCGAGAGTTTATCAAGTGGGGTCGCATCTTTAGCGGACGTCCTTCATACGTCAACTGGCAGCGTGAGGGTACCCTATGCAATGGAGGCGTTACATGTCGGGTTACCTACCAGGTTTGGGAGAACAAGGGAGAGGGAGGAACTTCACAGAAAGGTATGACAGATCACTTTTGTGAAACGCAAACCACTTTACTAATGTCTCAACAGGCGACGGCATCTTCTGGGGTGACACTACTGGCTCTGGTGTAGACGACTATGTCTGGATCTCCATGCATGGTGAAGTTAATGTTTTTGTCAACAAAAACACCAAAACAAAGCATGACTTCTACGAGACCAACGCTTGGGGAACACCTACCATGCTCAAGACAAACCTCCCACGCAGAGCATTGCACATTGCTGACTGGGATGGTGATGGCAAGGACGACATCATTGGTGTCACCAACCTCAAGACTGGCGCGCTCAAGGTTTGGTTCAGTCGATGGTCCAACGGGAAGCACAACTGGGAGGCGCAATCTATTGCCGATCCTGGAAGAGAGTGGTGCACCCAAGGCGTTGGACGACTACCTTTTGACAATGCCCATCACTTTGCCGACTTGACGGGTTCTGGAAGGACGGATTACATCTGCATGGCACCCTCCGGTcaggcttgggcttggctcCGAGGCGAGGATGGTGTGGCTAGACCTTCTGGACAGATCAAGTACCATGAGGAATTGGACCGAGCCAACTTTCAATTCGCTGATATCAACGGTGATGGGAAAGCCGATTTGATCCACAAGGACAAGTTCACCGGCGACACTCGCGTCTGGTACTTTGACAAGGTCGTGTCTGAGGCAGAGAGACCTGGCAACTCTGGCAGCATCATCAAGTGGGATCGACCCCAGAGGCTGTTCCGTGGATCAGTGCGAGGACCAGACACTCATTATCCCCGATTGAACAATCAGCGTCGCGCCGACATGGTCTACGCAAAGGCCACCAATGCACATGTAAGTCTTTGACACTTTGACGGTACTGTGACACACACGCTGACATGCTACACAGGCTCACATTTCTTTCAACACCTGCCCTGCTGGAGGAGACGACGACAAGACAGACACTGATCTACCCACCTTTACTCCTCCTGATCTCAACCCAGACCCAGAAAATGACTGGTTCTGTGACAAGGGCAATGGAGCCAAGTGGACAGACAGTCTCTGGCGTCAACACGGCGTTGGAACTTGGTTGCGACAGAGGACTGATTTATACAGCTCAGCAGAGAATCAGTGGCCCAGCGATGGAAACGCCAAGGGTGTTCCACGTATTATCGCCGAGTATGATGTTTACCATCGTGACCAGACATACAACTGGCACACAAGTTGTCTCAAGTAAGTCGTGACCTGATTATGAAGTGGTGATACGCGTTAACAATGTGAAAAGCATCGATGATACTTGTGATTTGAAGAATCCTCCCGAGTTGGCTGCCGACTGCTCAAAGCATCAAGAACGAGGTTTTGCCCTTTGGGCCATGAGCAACTTTGCCCAGTTTCAGCAGAAGTGGTATGAAGCTGTCGAGAAAGGGTGAGTAATGTTTTGGACGTCCAATATGGTACGCTACAGAGTCACTGACGGGAATTATGCAGTATCGAGAGCGCCAAGAGTTCTTCCGCAACTATCGCCAGCACATTTTTGCCCGTCTCGGCTGAAGACGCCATGGCCAACCCTGCCGCCTGGCTCACCATTGTGGCAGGCATCTTCACAACTATCGGCAGTGTAACGCCAGGTATCATCAACAACGGAGCCAACCTTGCTGGAGGTGCCTTTACTATTGCTGCGGGTGCAACGTCATTTGCAGCAGACTTTCCCAAACCAAGTCTCGAGTTTCAGACGTTTGCCGATTTGAGCGACACACTCGAAAAGCTCCTTACCTTTTCGAGGAATGCCATGGGTGCGCAGTATGATCAATACTTTGTTGATACACCACCGAACAATGACCGAGATCGTGGTTCTGAGCTAGCTCGCGCCCTAGAGTCTGGAATTTGGGCGAATCAGGATATTGCGCAGGCTGGTACTGATTCTATTTGGAAGACGGAAAAAGTCAAACAAATGATTCAGGCTGCTATGATTAGCGAGGTTTGGAACGGTGGAGAAGTTGCCATCTTTAAGTGGTCCAAGGACCACACACTGGCCAAAGATTGGGGTTTCAATCCTTGCTTTGGCGGTAACAAGTATGGCATGGATAAGCACATTGCATGTGTTAATGGCCAGAACTACCTCATTGTGAGTTTGATAATGATGATAGATATGAACAGTTTACTAATCTTTTTGTTTCAACAGGCCAAGCAGATCACCAAGGATGAACAAGGTGATGCCGAAACATGGCCCGAGATTGGATCTGATGAAAAGTCTCTTGATAACTACGGTCTCAACCACGTCACCGTCATCGATGCTGCGGAGAGAACCCAAGAGCGCGGCCAACAATTCATTCCCCGTGGGCTTAAAAATCTCGGACAACTCTTCACTGCCGGTGCCAAGCAGCCCGAGAAGGATGTCCAAGCTTACATGACCTACTTCAACGTCCCTGGTAAGAAAGCCCGTCTTCCGATTCATTGTTAGTCTAACCAGTCATATAGTATGCGATCTCAACAAGCTTGACAGCTTCGATCTGTACAAGGATCATTTGACCGAGTCTCCTGCCGTCGACGTGTGTTCAAAAGCAGACTCTTATTTtgggaaatggatgaagttTTGCGTTGCGCATATGCTTGCGAAGAATTGCAGGAAGCTTAGTTTGCCAGGAGGGAAATGGCCTTACCAGAATGATATTTGAACTTGGAGGTGAGGCGGTAGGGTTTTGTGGAAGGATTGTGTACGTGCTGGGTTGAGGAGAATACGCTCTTTACATTCTATATGTCTATTACTTTGTCATTCTAAAATTCTATTTGTTCCTTTTTTGACTGCCTCTGTCTACTTAGTGATTGGACGTTATTGCTATATTGGATCACAGTGTTGTGAATACAGTTATTTTCTCtagtttattttaagttCTACATTAAATTATACTCATctctatagtaaattataaaaatctGAAAAGATCAACAACGTCGGATCATACTAGACAGTCATTTGGTGATCGCCGGGAAATCAATTCGAACTGCATATTCTTAGTACAGAACCGAAGTCATCGTCAGTCAACCTTGAGGTTGGAGTATGCAGGCTGCAAGCGAGCACGTGATGATACCCCGCACAAAAAAAGTTGTCTTAGTTACTTACTATCAAACTTCAACTGTATGTATCCCTACGCTTCAGCGTTAGTAATAGAAAATGAATCTCAGACGGGATTTACACTTTGATCCCTTCTCAGCGGAGGCGAGATTACTCGATGGGCAAGGTCCTTCAATGCCAGACATTGACTGGTCTAACCCCCAATCGTTCCTCAGCGCAATGGGGGGTCCCATGCCTGAGCTTCCCTCACCTGCCAAGGTTCGGCAACAAGCTACAGATTATTCATCCAAGATCTTTGCGAGTTACAACTCTCTGAAGGGTATTGTTGAGCGACATGAGGCTACCATTCAAAAAAGATGGACAAAAAAGACTCGTCAGCAGAGACTCCAGATTCTTCTCAAAGCATGGCCGGGTATGCCAACCTCCCACCGCCCAGACTTTGAGGCTTTTCGAAAAGAGTCTAAGGAGGAGCGAGAGAGGGGAACAAAATTCAAGGATCACTTTATGTGGCCCTACATCAACCAGGAGGACCTATCTCAGTCTAAGCTCATGCTTCTGTTGATAAACTCCAGGGGCCGTAGACCACCGCCTGCGTTTGCGGCAGCTGATAACGACGCAATGCACCTAGGCAGGGTGACAAAAGCACTTTTGGCCATATTTCTTAATGAACATACCATGGTATTGCATGGTGCCACGAGGGCTGAGGAGTATGGAAAGCTTGTTAACTGGGATTCTCATCCAGACGCTTTTGAGTGGATGCATACCCGCAAGCAATTCCTCCCAGGCGAGGGCCTTTTGATTCTTGAGGCACAATCTCGTTTGATGGTATTCTTGGTTGATTGCTGCCGTCAGATTCTGCACGAGATCCCCGAGGAAACTATCGCCAGCGATGTCTATCCGGTTCAACCT includes:
- a CDS encoding hypothetical protein (MEROPS:MER0001269~TransMembrane:1 (i26-44o)), giving the protein MSGMSNHKPQATPPQHSSRDTSTWSWWYLGLGVAALVAIVPALSSSSEALCPQAPIQNTQLQDRMTTEIAKNLSSDWFREQSIKRMTGAIQIRTVAYDDMGHVGQDPRWEVFDEFENYLQTTFPKVYGKLKLDKVNSHGLLYTWTGSDTTLKPTVLMAHQDVVPVPETTVSQWDYAPFSGEFDGSSIWGRGALDCKNTLIASLEAIEALIDAGFKPRRTIILSFGFDEEISGHHGAAFLASFLLQRYGENGVSLIIDEGAPILPIWGTHFAIPGVSEKGYVDVEIVVRTKGGHSSMPPLHTSAGIAAELVSCIEKTPYPPQLYQDNPLLDFLWCGAEHAPGFMIGLKYLLPRRGRSGILETIKRLSFPKLVSRVNKMAGYLISTTQAVDVIHGGVKVNALPERTTVLINHRVNIGETSDLIRHKITKLAGVIAKRHNLTLHAFDDSEEKESSIFVRFMGSVLEPAPVTPTHVSDEEKDTPWSVLSGTTRALYGKQSEKGLIVRAIRSE
- a CDS encoding hypothetical protein (SECRETED:SignalP(1-22)~CAZy:CE3) codes for the protein MIVPKVLAGLLLSAALPTTALPWPSPIQEMEELLDYNSTISARADTGDFYLRIMPLGASIVAGEYSQDDAKNGFRKFVRDKLREQKWEVNMVGNRNSGSMADNDHEGISGEIVEEVAKRGRESARKWLPNVVLINAGTNDANRKQDDVNAGRTGLKMKELIEGIFAEVPQAVVVLSTLIPKVGNEQFVEKINDQYRTIYRQFVPLDKDGKEESNPQFKVVLAEMQPFLKLEDIHDKTHPTILGERKMAAAWVWAIGVAHDRGWIQPPKQSSAFADGDSSTTCRKAFGSGASDTRSGRQILFAADSLIRDDGGYRHSSQLRDDRKGSFTKTIGGGPDKDMTKTSDIWFAQLVNLNGSPKGDERDEIILAPSDKSDRRFTMYVNNGNGEFNDGYSIDPKMSCSNAHIRWGDVNADGLDDFICVQANGELYVSINKGGSPPTFQNVGLYKKQEMGLGRDRVRLGDMDGDGRLDYCVISNAGNIHCWRNGGIGDKAAYWQDMGEGSHIFTAKNKGDMRGVQLVDVNGDGRYDWTWMSMSGEVDTYINQRGDGKGMKPYWRAAGITHAGRPYSIGEDREFIKWGRIFSGRPSYVNWQREGTLCNGGVTCRVTYQVWENKGEGGTSQKGDGIFWGDTTGSGVDDYVWISMHGEVNVFVNKNTKTKHDFYETNAWGTPTMLKTNLPRRALHIADWDGDGKDDIIGVTNLKTGALKVWFSRWSNGKHNWEAQSIADPGREWCTQGVGRLPFDNAHHFADLTGSGRTDYICMAPSGQAWAWLRGEDGVARPSGQIKYHEELDRANFQFADINGDGKADLIHKDKFTGDTRVWYFDKVVSEAERPGNSGSIIKWDRPQRLFRGSVRGPDTHYPRLNNQRRADMVYAKATNAHAHISFNTCPAGGDDDKTDTDLPTFTPPDLNPDPENDWFCDKGNGAKWTDSLWRQHGVGTWLRQRTDLYSSAENQWPSDGNAKGVPRIIAEYDVYHRDQTYNWHTSCLNIDDTCDLKNPPELAADCSKHQERGFALWAMSNFAQFQQKWYEAVEKGIESAKSSSATIASTFLPVSAEDAMANPAAWLTIVAGIFTTIGSVTPGIINNGANLAGGAFTIAAGATSFAADFPKPSLEFQTFADLSDTLEKLLTFSRNAMGAQYDQYFVDTPPNNDRDRGSELARALESGIWANQDIAQAGTDSIWKTEKVKQMIQAAMISEVWNGGEVAIFKWSKDHTLAKDWGFNPCFGGNKYGMDKHIACVNGQNYLIAKQITKDEQGDAETWPEIGSDEKSLDNYGLNHVTVIDAAERTQERGQQFIPRGLKNLGQLFTAGAKQPEKDVQAYMTYFNVPAEARLLDGQGPSMPDIDWSNPQSFLSAMGGPMPELPSPAKVRQQATDYSSKIFASYNSLKGIVERHEATIQKRWTKKTRQQRLQILLKAWPGMPTSHRPDFEAFRKESKEERERGTKFKDHFMWPYINQEDLSQSKLMLLLINSRGRRPPPAFAAADNDAMHLGRVTKALLAIFLNEHTMVLHGATRAEEYGKLVNWDSHPDAFEWMHTRKQFLPGEGLLILEAQSRLMVFLVDCCRQILHEIPEETIASDVYPVQPEPQLKADSDASGFPSLAIMATEAPYRLPAELDLSRLTSCLEARKLAAEDHVWSLREDPAYFADQFREIQDHRQEMLSDTQGKPHPATQKLRVNTLWTRVTFSMMMDAYANLETLTELHRQAQDLSAMQKKFEKEIQATRELPKEYMVALLRFRYNLQQASKGPLENLKITVTASPPMRKFFVRDPPPDSETTKILIRSKPGVKMDKVESHLIWLLRILWEDDYELFLAHPPIVVDELERLLQAEPKADALISAHVAKTIGELAILTQCQKQLELYQPWAQQFEMASPEHEESFKKDFIALQKPMTQLHGAFLQKHLDSAARLGEPSGGKFTYPYDKRRTKETVDALRQAEANLDMFWANVDNVTKARVTLFEGTALYRLLSQPRILRRTAEWVDPVKKSESVETSLEKDIWALNRPMSNLFLGQSEQTGQNSSSRSVRSKTKVKTKGEGSQVPINTQPVDAPDFETATDKQPTFFVNARVLKVFRTLFFNPEVTSTPGSVPWHDFLYAMTSTGFQIEKLYGSVWQFSPTSESMSVERSIHFHEPHPKGKIPFEVARRHGRRLTRAYGWHGSMFVLKEKE
- a CDS encoding hypothetical protein (TransMembrane:6 (i24-44o50-68i89-111o131-150i171-188o194-214i)), yielding MAQTASPMHSKLDKKPLLRHNEDVRCLVSTALFFTVFLITWHNFSSPTDGGWLSFSLWLSLFQLSFMGSVTTHNAIHLPVFWSKNWNKFYQVCLSLQYGGAVSIFIPGHNLSHHKYPQQARDVMRTTKVRYSWNLLNGLLFFWHVVLSGNKDGKLYFEAQARLNRPIARQRRIEEFAVWGTTGLLILIDWRRWIWFALLPQFYAKYCILSLNFLQHDGCDMTSKYNFARNFTGKTINYLCFNNGYHTVHHLYPGLHWSVLPEKHQELISPHVAPSLEDPNILLYMWRNFIYPGLRVDYKGKPLIITKEENEMPDEPWFYTESETFSETKEYLADGMQ